Proteins found in one Vulpes vulpes isolate BD-2025 chromosome 13, VulVul3, whole genome shotgun sequence genomic segment:
- the OTUD6B gene encoding deubiquitinase OTUD6B isoform X2: MISKDKKAALEKEREERIAEAEIENLSGARHIESEKLAQILAARQLEIKQIPSDGHCMYRAIEDQLKEQKCPLTVAALRSQTAEYIQGHVEDFLPFLTNPNTGNMYTPEEFRKYCDDIVNTAAWGGQLELRALSHILQTPIEIIQADSPPIVVGEEYPKKPLILVYMRHAYGLGEHYNSVTQLVNTATENCS, from the exons GACAAAAAAGCTGCATTGGAAAAGGAGCGAGAAGAAAGGATAGCTGAAGCTGAAATTGAGAACTTGTCTGGAGCTAGACATATAGAAAGTGAAAAACTTGCTCAAATATTGGCAGCTAGACAGTTGGAAATTAAACAGATTCCGTCTGATGGCCACTGTATGTACAGAGCCATTGAAGATCAGCTGAAAGAACAGAAATGCCCCTTGACTGTGGCTGCCTTGAGAAGTCAAACTGCTGAATATATACAAGGCCATGTGGAAGACTTTCTGCCGTTTTTAACAAATCCTAATACAGGAAATATGTATACTCCAG AAGAGTTTAGAAAGTACTGTGATGATATCGTCAACACAGCTGCATGGGGAGGTCAGCTTGAG ctaAGAGCCTTGTCTCACATTTTGCAAACACCAATAGAGATAATCCAGGCAGATTCTCCTCCTATTGTAGTTGGTGAAGAATATCCAAAAAAACCATTAATACTTGT ATATATGAGACATGCATACGGCTTAGGAGAACATTACAATTCTGTTACACAGTTGGTGAACACAGCTACTGAAAATTGCAGCTAG